The DNA sequence GGCCGGTGCGGGAGTCGGAGCGGGGAATAGTAGTCAGGAAGTCGGCTAACCCCGATGGAGCGAAGTCCCCGCGGCAGAAACATGCAAGTCCACTCACGCTCAGGAGAACCCGCTTGGATTTCGATCCCACTACGGAAGATCTGGAAGAGGAAGACAATGTTCCCGTGAACACGACGCCGGACGATCCTGCGTGGTGGTCCCGCAAGAGCACGGTCCGCCTGCCGGTGAAAGTTGCCGAGCTGCGGTGGAAGCTATATCAGAAGGCCAAACAGGAACCGAAATTTCGATTTTACGCGTTGTACGACCGGATCTGCCGATCCGACGTCCTGCTGGCCGCATGGTGGATTGTTCTGGCGAAGAACAAGGCGCCGGGTGTTGATGGGGTGACGTGCGGGGACATCATGGATGGCCCCGGTGGCGCTGCACAGTACCTGAGCGACCTCGAAGAATCGCTGCGAACAAAGACCTACCGGCCTGACCGCGTGAAGCGTGTGTACATTCCGAAACCGGATGGCCGGAAACGGCCTCTGGGGATTCCGACGATGCGTGACCGGATCGTCCAGACGGCGGCTCTGCTGGTTCTCGAACCGATCTTTGAGGCCGACTTTCTGGATACGTCCTTCGGGTTCCGTCCCGGCCGCAAGGCCGCCGACGCCCTGGCGGCAATCCGCGGACACCTGTCGCAGGGATATCGGTCTGTGTATGACGCGGATCTGAAAGGCTACTTCGACACGATCCCGCACGACAATCTGATTCGGGCTCTCAGGATGCGCATCACCGATCGCTCGGTGCTGAACCTGATCCGGATGTGGCTGGACTGCGAGACGGTCGAGACGGATGACGAAGGCCGCACGCACTTCAGTCGGTCCAGTACCGGGACGCCGCAGGGTGGAGTCATCTCTCCTCTGCTGTCGAACGTGTATCTGCACTGGTTCGAATATGCGTTCCATCGGCCGGACGGCCCGGCGCACTGGGCAAAGGCGAAGATCGTCCGCTATGCGGACGACTTCGTGATCCTGGCTCGGTGGCAGGGTGACCGACTGCGTAACTGGATCGAACAGTTGCTGGAAGGTCGTTTCCGCCTGACGATCAATCGAGAGAAGACTCGAATTGTGAATCTGAATACCGTTGGCAGTTCACTGGACTTCCTTGGCTATACCTTCCGCTACGACCGGGATCTGAAGGGCCGCGCTCATCGCTACCTGAACGTCTTCCCGAGCCGCAAGGCTCAGGCGAAGGCCCGTGAGGCGATCCGCGTCCTGACAGGTCCGAAGCAGTGCTTCAAGCCGGTCACGCGGATGATTGCCGAGATCAACCGGTGGCAGACGGGCTGGACCAACTATTTCGGGTACGGTTACCCGCGGGTGGCGTTCCGTGCTCTCCACAGTTACATCGTGGAGAAACTGACCCACCACCTGCGACGACGAAGCCAGCGAGCCTACCGCCCTCCGGCAGGCCAGACCTTCTATGCTCACGTCCATGGCCTCGGCCTGCGACGTCCGTGACCGGTCTCTTCGCGACTTCCCTGACTACACCTCTGACTGAACGTCTCTGCGAAAGCCGTATGCGGGAAATCTGCACGTACGGTTTGAAGAGGAGGAGGGCCCGACCTCGGTCGGCCCTCCTTACTCTACTGTTTCAGTCCGGCGTTTCGCTGCGGCGTTGCTATTCAGAGGCGAGCCGCTGAAGATTTTTCGCCGCGATGTTTGTCGGTGGATTGTCTTTCGCAGGCGACTCGCGCAGACAGAATCAGCTGGTTATCGAGAAGGCGGATGATCGAGACAGTTGCCAGGAATCGTTCGTGAAATCCTCGAACGGGTTGATGTCCGCAAGAATTCGGCCGAGACCGTTTGCGGTTTCTCTTCACGTAACAGAATTCCGGCCACGCCTGCCGGCAGGCTTTTTGCGGTTCTCTTCGCGATTCCGGTAGCTGCCGATCATTGAGATCAACCGTTCTTCGCACCGTTTCGCTGAATTCCGCCTGGCGACA is a window from the Planctomycetaceae bacterium genome containing:
- the ltrA gene encoding group II intron reverse transcriptase/maturase: MDFDPTTEDLEEEDNVPVNTTPDDPAWWSRKSTVRLPVKVAELRWKLYQKAKQEPKFRFYALYDRICRSDVLLAAWWIVLAKNKAPGVDGVTCGDIMDGPGGAAQYLSDLEESLRTKTYRPDRVKRVYIPKPDGRKRPLGIPTMRDRIVQTAALLVLEPIFEADFLDTSFGFRPGRKAADALAAIRGHLSQGYRSVYDADLKGYFDTIPHDNLIRALRMRITDRSVLNLIRMWLDCETVETDDEGRTHFSRSSTGTPQGGVISPLLSNVYLHWFEYAFHRPDGPAHWAKAKIVRYADDFVILARWQGDRLRNWIEQLLEGRFRLTINREKTRIVNLNTVGSSLDFLGYTFRYDRDLKGRAHRYLNVFPSRKAQAKAREAIRVLTGPKQCFKPVTRMIAEINRWQTGWTNYFGYGYPRVAFRALHSYIVEKLTHHLRRRSQRAYRPPAGQTFYAHVHGLGLRRP